The DNA sequence CCAGTACGGTGGATTCCAAACCGATCTGCGTTTCTCCGCCATCAAGGATTCCCGCAATTTTTCCCGATAGGTCGTGCATCACGTGTTGGGCTGTCGTCGGGCTCGGTTTGCCTGATGTATTCGCGCTCGGCCCTACCAAAGGAAAGCCGGTTTTTCTGATCAATTCCAGCGTCTGCTCTTGATCGGGCATCCGCAGCGCGACGGTTTTGTGGCCTGCGGTAACGGTAGGCGCAAAAACCCCTTCTTTCATCGGAAAAATCAACGTCAATGGACCCGGCCAAAAAGCCTCCATCAAGGCTTCTGCCTGTTGCGGGACAAAAGCTACATACTGAGCAATATCCCGATCAGATACATGAACAATCAAGGGATTGTCACTGGGCCTTCCTTTCACTTTATATACATTTTTGACGGCTTCATCATTTGATGCGATAGCGCCCAAGCCGTAGACAGTCTCTGTCGGGAAGGCGATCAATTGTCCGGCTTTCAGCAACTCGGCTGCCTCATCAATCGTTGATGTGTCGTATAATTTCGTTTCCATAGTAAATGCTCCTTTCTGGATATTTTGACTTGCAAGGTCGCCGTTCAGGTAAAAAAATAGCTGGGGCAATTGCCCGCAGCCATTTTTTGCCCATGGATAACAGGCGACTCTTTTCTTCATAGATATGCTTAATAAGTCAGTTGGCTAGCTTCACGGGTTAGCCCTTCGGAAATTAGATAAATTGGGCCTATTGCGCTCTACGATGCTCAGTCGGCCCAATTTCCTAAATTTCATTCAGGGCTGAACGAACCCGTTCAGCTTTTCTTATTTGACTATGAGCATGCGATCGAGGCCGGAAAGATCTTTTTCGATCGTGACCGTTTTATCAGGGAAAGCTTTTTTGTAGAGTTCCAACAGCTTTTCGCCTTGGCTGAACCCAATTTCCAGGAACAGACATCCGTCCGTTTTCAAATGGAACGGCAGCGTGAAGGCCATCTTTTGGTATAAGTCCAATCCGTCGTGGTCAGCGAACAAAGCCGAATGCGGTTCGTACTCCAAAACAGAGCGGTCCATCAAACCGATCTCATCTTCGCTGATGTAAGGCGGATTGCTGAGGATGCAGTCGAAGGTCTCCAGCTGAACGGGTTCCAGCAGATCCCCTTGTAGGAAACGGATGTCGGCATCCAGTTGCTCCGCGTTCTCTTTCGCAACG is a window from the Trichococcus shcherbakoviae genome containing:
- a CDS encoding L-threonylcarbamoyladenylate synthase, with protein sequence METKLYDTSTIDEAAELLKAGQLIAFPTETVYGLGAIASNDEAVKNVYKVKGRPSDNPLIVHVSDRDIAQYVAFVPQQAEALMEAFWPGPLTLIFPMKEGVFAPTVTAGHKTVALRMPDQEQTLELIRKTGFPLVGPSANTSGKPSPTTAQHVMHDLSGKIAGILDGGETQIGLESTVLDLTNAEGPVILRPGAITEVQLEPIIGKLSSSAQTTNEAEAPKAPGMKYQHYAPAQPVVLVDGTAAEWEAAIEEYRGEGKEIGILASDEQLAAHKHAALATYSLGSKNDVAAASQRLYAGLRYLDEQPIDVILAEAYDLAGLGKAFMNRLEKAASSKYPKKQAE